Proteins encoded together in one Hymenobacter monticola window:
- the iscX gene encoding Fe-S cluster assembly protein IscX, with protein sequence MNHFEPPMHWADHEDIAMALYEKFGDDFTEAKIYRIRFTDLIDWVLSLDNFEGTREQANEGHLEQIQAKWVYEWRDNQ encoded by the coding sequence ATGAACCACTTTGAGCCGCCCATGCACTGGGCCGACCACGAGGACATTGCCATGGCGCTCTACGAGAAGTTCGGCGACGACTTCACCGAGGCCAAAATCTACCGCATCCGCTTCACCGACCTGATTGACTGGGTGCTGAGCCTCGACAATTTTGAGGGCACCCGCGAGCAGGCCAACGAAGGCCACCTGGAGCAAATCCAGGCCAAGTGGGTGTACGAATGGCGCGATAACCAATAG
- a CDS encoding NADH-quinone oxidoreductase subunit D, whose product MPILNDFSQELTTLNLGPTHPATHGIFQNILQMDGERIVSGVPTIGYIHRAFEKLAERKPFYQITTLTDRMNYCSSPINNLGWHMTVEKLLGVTVPKRAQYIRVIMMELARIADHLICNSILGVDTGAFTGFLYVFQEREKIYEIYEEVCGARLTTNMGRVGGMERDLSPVALQKLRDWLKSFPAVMKEFEAMFNRNRIFMDRVVNVGPISAEKALSYGFTGPNLRAAGVDYDVRAMNPYSSYEDFEFDIPVGTNGDTYDRFIVRNEEIWQSLRIINQALDKLPDGPYHADAPHYYLPTKPEVYKNMEALIYHFKIVMGEIDAPVGEVYHSVEGGNGELGFYLISDGGRTPYRLHFRRPCFIYYQAYPEMAVGTTLSDAIVILSSMNVIAGELDA is encoded by the coding sequence ATGCCCATTCTCAACGACTTCAGCCAGGAGCTGACGACGCTGAACCTGGGCCCGACGCACCCCGCCACCCACGGCATTTTCCAGAACATCCTGCAAATGGATGGCGAGCGCATCGTGTCCGGGGTGCCCACCATCGGCTACATCCACCGCGCCTTCGAGAAGCTGGCCGAACGCAAGCCGTTCTACCAGATTACCACCCTCACCGACCGGATGAACTACTGTTCGTCGCCCATCAACAACCTGGGCTGGCACATGACGGTGGAAAAGCTGCTCGGCGTGACCGTGCCGAAACGTGCGCAGTATATCCGGGTGATTATGATGGAGTTGGCGCGCATTGCCGACCACCTCATCTGCAACTCGATTCTGGGCGTGGACACCGGTGCCTTTACCGGCTTCCTGTATGTGTTCCAAGAGCGCGAGAAGATTTACGAAATCTACGAGGAGGTGTGCGGCGCCCGCCTCACCACCAACATGGGCCGCGTGGGCGGCATGGAGCGCGACCTCTCGCCCGTGGCGCTGCAAAAGCTGCGCGACTGGCTTAAAAGCTTCCCGGCGGTGATGAAGGAGTTTGAAGCCATGTTCAACCGCAACCGCATTTTCATGGACCGCGTGGTGAACGTGGGCCCAATTTCGGCGGAAAAAGCGTTGAGCTACGGCTTCACCGGCCCCAACTTGCGGGCCGCCGGTGTGGACTACGACGTGCGCGCCATGAACCCGTATTCGAGCTACGAGGACTTCGAGTTTGACATTCCGGTGGGCACCAACGGCGATACCTACGACCGGTTCATCGTGCGCAACGAGGAAATCTGGCAGAGCCTGCGCATCATCAACCAGGCCCTCGACAAGCTGCCCGACGGCCCCTACCACGCCGACGCTCCGCACTACTACCTGCCCACCAAGCCGGAAGTGTACAAGAATATGGAGGCGCTGATTTACCACTTCAAAATCGTGATGGGCGAGATTGACGCGCCCGTTGGTGAAGTGTATCACTCGGTGGAAGGCGGCAACGGCGAACTGGGTTTCTACCTGATTTCGGACGGGGGCCGCACGCCCTATCGCCTGCACTTCCGTCGACCCTGCTTCATCTATTACCAGGCTTACCCCGAGATGGCCGTGGGCACGACGCTGTCGGACGCCATTGTCATTCTCTCGTCCATGAACGTCATCGCCGGCGAGCTGGACGCTTAG
- a CDS encoding NADH-quinone oxidoreductase subunit B: MTDNRVPEIKTVEAPEGIEGAGFFATSLEKVVGIARANSLWPLPFATSCCGIEFMATMGSHYDISRFGSERPSFSPRQADLLMVMGTIAKKMAPIVKQVYEQMAEPRWVLAMGACACSGGIFDSYSVLQGIDRIIPVDVYVPGCPPRPEQVLDGLMRVQDLAKNESFRRRNAPEYQALLASYNIK, translated from the coding sequence ATGACTGATAATCGAGTTCCTGAAATAAAGACCGTTGAGGCTCCCGAAGGCATTGAGGGTGCTGGCTTCTTCGCCACTTCGCTGGAGAAGGTGGTGGGCATCGCCCGCGCCAACTCGCTCTGGCCCCTGCCCTTCGCCACGTCCTGCTGCGGCATCGAGTTCATGGCCACCATGGGCTCGCACTACGACATTTCCCGCTTCGGCTCGGAGCGCCCCAGCTTCTCGCCCCGCCAGGCCGACTTGCTCATGGTGATGGGCACCATTGCTAAGAAAATGGCGCCCATCGTGAAGCAGGTGTACGAGCAGATGGCCGAGCCCCGCTGGGTGCTGGCCATGGGCGCCTGCGCCTGCTCGGGCGGCATCTTCGATTCCTACTCCGTGCTGCAAGGCATCGACCGCATTATCCCGGTTGATGTGTACGTGCCCGGCTGCCCGCCCCGCCCCGAGCAGGTGCTCGACGGCCTGATGCGCGTGCAGGACCTGGCCAAAAATGAATCCTTCCGCCGCCGCAACGCGCCCGAGTACCAGGCCCTGCTGGCGTCTTACAACATCAAGTAA
- a CDS encoding DUF3592 domain-containing protein, translating to MLQLKSIGLWLRAWLLLPVSVLLMLGLLEVVVQNWQMLHGAAAQAYIHQKLYNGKANRSGISYMIVKYQHAQGQTLYARVQTDSSIENFAVGQQTKVYYVDDPKRAILSTESIYNGKLLAVTLVTLMLMYDGITSNRAWRNRRRDGYLPN from the coding sequence ATGCTTCAATTAAAAAGCATAGGACTTTGGCTTCGGGCTTGGCTATTGCTGCCGGTTTCGGTTCTCTTGATGCTTGGACTGCTTGAAGTTGTCGTGCAGAATTGGCAAATGCTTCATGGCGCCGCTGCGCAAGCATACATTCATCAAAAACTATACAATGGGAAAGCTAATAGGAGCGGCATTAGCTATATGATTGTCAAGTACCAACACGCACAGGGTCAAACACTTTACGCAAGAGTTCAGACGGATTCAAGCATCGAAAACTTTGCTGTAGGCCAACAAACGAAAGTGTACTACGTCGACGACCCGAAACGCGCTATTTTATCTACTGAATCAATCTACAACGGTAAGTTACTCGCAGTGACTTTAGTTACCCTCATGCTTATGTATGACGGAATAACCTCGAATCGAGCTTGGCGTAATCGGCGGCGCGACGGGTATCTCCCAAACTAA
- a CDS encoding YjjG family noncanonical pyrimidine nucleotidase — MKYRHLFFDLDHTLWDFEKNAHDTLHTLYMQHDFARFGTFSAAQFIQVYSDVNHALWRMYQAGKISQTQLREVRFARTFDKLGVPEDQVPASISTEFTDLLPLKSAVFPYTHEVLDYLKPKYRLHLITNGFNDIQAIKLASSNLTQYFESLITSEHSGHLKPDPRMFQHALAHTGAAAAESLMIGDNLECDVLGAYNAGIDQVYFNPEKRRHFAQTTHEISCLSELKAFL; from the coding sequence ATGAAATACCGCCACCTCTTCTTCGACCTCGACCACACGCTGTGGGATTTTGAGAAAAATGCCCACGACACGCTGCACACGCTGTATATGCAGCACGATTTTGCGCGTTTCGGGACGTTTTCGGCGGCGCAGTTCATTCAGGTGTACAGTGACGTCAACCACGCGCTGTGGCGCATGTACCAGGCCGGCAAAATTTCGCAGACGCAGCTGCGCGAGGTGCGGTTTGCGCGCACCTTTGACAAGCTGGGTGTGCCCGAAGACCAGGTGCCCGCCAGCATCTCAACCGAATTCACCGACTTGCTGCCGCTGAAATCGGCCGTGTTTCCCTATACCCACGAGGTGCTCGACTACCTGAAACCCAAGTACCGGCTGCACCTCATCACCAATGGCTTCAACGATATTCAAGCCATCAAGCTGGCCTCATCAAACCTGACGCAGTACTTCGAGTCGCTCATCACCTCCGAGCACAGCGGCCACCTCAAGCCCGACCCGCGCATGTTTCAGCACGCGCTGGCCCACACCGGCGCCGCGGCCGCTGAAAGCCTCATGATTGGCGACAACCTCGAATGCGACGTATTGGGCGCCTACAACGCTGGTATCGACCAAGTGTATTTCAACCCCGAGAAGCGCCGCCACTTTGCCCAAACCACGCACGAAATCAGCTGCCTGAGCGAGTTGAAGGCGTTTTTGTGA
- the pruA gene encoding L-glutamate gamma-semialdehyde dehydrogenase, which translates to MATGFFNVPVPINEPVKGYAPGSKERLELQQQLKSLRGLELDIPMYIGGQKVRTGKMERISPPHDHQRTIGHFHMGDASHVTLAIEAALAARTAWAELPWEHRAAVFLKAADLLAGPYRARINAATMLGQSKNAFQAEIDAACELIDFFRFNVYFMQEIFKQQPESLPGMWNRLEQRPLEGFVFALTPFNFTSIAGNLPSSAAMMGNVVVWKPANTQIYSAQVLMELFKEAGVPDGVINLVYVDGPTAGDVIFSHRDFAGIHFTGSTGVFNGIWKTIGQNISNYKSYPRIVGETGGKDFILAHRSAHAKAVAVGITRGAFEYQGQKCSAASRVYLPSNLADEILGYVKEDLASFKMGDVEDFGNFINAVISEVSFDKLAKYIDGAKADPNAEIIAGGGYDKSKGYFIEPTVILAKDPKYVTMCEELFGPVVTVFVYDADQFEETLDLVNTTSPYALTGAVFAQDRYAIDLASKKLVHAAGNFYINDKPTGAVVGQQPFGGARASGTNDKAGSMLNLLRWVSPRAIKETFVPVTDYRYPFLGSEPAEDLNRDKGL; encoded by the coding sequence ATGGCCACCGGCTTTTTCAACGTCCCCGTTCCCATCAACGAACCCGTCAAAGGCTACGCGCCCGGCTCCAAAGAGCGGTTGGAGCTGCAGCAGCAGCTCAAAAGCCTGCGCGGGCTGGAGCTCGATATTCCCATGTACATCGGCGGCCAGAAGGTGCGCACCGGCAAGATGGAGCGCATCAGCCCTCCCCACGACCACCAGCGCACCATCGGCCACTTCCACATGGGCGACGCCAGCCACGTAACGCTGGCCATTGAGGCTGCTTTGGCCGCCCGCACCGCCTGGGCCGAGCTGCCTTGGGAGCACCGCGCCGCCGTGTTTCTCAAAGCCGCCGACCTGCTGGCCGGCCCCTACCGCGCCCGCATCAACGCGGCCACCATGCTGGGCCAGAGCAAAAATGCCTTCCAGGCCGAAATCGACGCCGCCTGCGAGCTGATTGATTTCTTCCGCTTCAACGTGTACTTCATGCAGGAAATCTTCAAGCAGCAGCCCGAGAGCCTGCCCGGCATGTGGAACCGCTTGGAGCAGCGCCCGCTGGAAGGCTTCGTGTTTGCCCTCACGCCGTTCAACTTCACATCTATCGCCGGCAACCTGCCCTCCTCGGCGGCCATGATGGGCAACGTGGTGGTGTGGAAACCCGCCAACACCCAGATTTACTCGGCCCAGGTGCTGATGGAGCTGTTCAAGGAAGCCGGCGTGCCCGATGGCGTCATCAACCTGGTGTACGTGGACGGCCCCACGGCCGGCGACGTCATTTTCTCGCACCGCGACTTTGCCGGCATTCACTTCACCGGCTCCACGGGCGTGTTCAACGGCATCTGGAAAACCATCGGCCAGAACATTTCCAACTACAAGTCCTACCCGCGCATTGTGGGCGAAACCGGCGGCAAAGACTTCATCCTCGCCCACCGCTCGGCCCACGCCAAAGCCGTAGCCGTGGGCATCACCCGCGGCGCCTTCGAGTACCAAGGCCAGAAATGCTCGGCCGCCTCGCGCGTGTACCTGCCTTCCAACCTGGCCGATGAAATCCTGGGCTACGTAAAGGAAGACCTAGCCTCCTTCAAAATGGGTGACGTGGAAGACTTCGGCAACTTCATCAACGCCGTCATCAGCGAAGTTTCCTTCGACAAGCTGGCCAAGTACATCGACGGCGCCAAAGCCGACCCCAACGCCGAAATCATTGCCGGCGGCGGTTACGACAAGTCGAAAGGCTATTTCATCGAACCCACCGTCATTCTGGCCAAAGACCCGAAGTACGTGACGATGTGCGAGGAGCTATTCGGCCCCGTGGTGACGGTGTTCGTGTACGATGCCGACCAATTTGAGGAAACCCTGGACCTGGTGAACACCACTTCGCCTTACGCTCTCACGGGTGCCGTATTCGCGCAAGACCGATATGCCATCGACCTGGCCTCGAAGAAGCTGGTGCACGCCGCCGGCAACTTCTACATCAACGACAAGCCCACCGGCGCCGTGGTGGGCCAGCAGCCCTTCGGCGGTGCCCGCGCCTCCGGCACCAACGACAAGGCCGGCTCCATGCTGAACCTGCTGCGCTGGGTGTCGCCCCGCGCCATCAAGGAAACCTTCGTGCCCGTCACCGACTACCGCTACCCCTTCCTCGGCTCCGAGCCCGCCGAGGACCTGAACCGCGACAAAGGCTTGTAA
- a CDS encoding nucleoside/nucleotide kinase family protein: MIHLIGLSGRRGSGKDTVARILQQLQPERQWQIRSFGDSIKSVCAALTGEDVAPYYTQRGKAELVPTFRRTRGEMLQQVGSALRAWEPLVWVDAFFAGLPGDAFVLVPDVRFANEADPIRARGGLMLRVEGDPLHQRGDGTRDDNHPSETAMDDYPHFDGVLHNTGSREDLTRQVRALLERL; the protein is encoded by the coding sequence ATGATTCACTTAATTGGCCTCTCTGGCCGCCGCGGCAGCGGCAAAGACACCGTAGCCCGCATCCTGCAACAGCTGCAGCCCGAGCGCCAGTGGCAAATTCGCTCTTTTGGCGACTCGATTAAATCGGTGTGCGCCGCCCTCACCGGCGAGGACGTGGCGCCCTACTACACCCAGCGCGGCAAGGCCGAGTTGGTGCCCACCTTCCGCCGCACGCGGGGCGAGATGCTGCAGCAGGTGGGCAGCGCCCTGCGCGCCTGGGAACCGCTGGTGTGGGTTGATGCCTTTTTTGCCGGCCTGCCGGGCGATGCCTTCGTGCTGGTGCCCGATGTGCGCTTCGCCAACGAGGCCGACCCCATCCGGGCCCGCGGCGGCCTGATGCTGCGCGTGGAAGGCGACCCGCTGCACCAGCGCGGCGACGGCACCCGCGACGACAACCACCCTAGCGAAACCGCTATGGACGACTACCCACATTTCGATGGTGTGCTGCACAACACCGGCTCGCGCGAGGACCTGACGCGGCAGGTGCGGGCGCTGCTGGAGCGGCTGTGA
- a CDS encoding geranylgeranylglycerol-phosphate geranylgeranyltransferase produces the protein MNSPSPKPPSAAAPPAPERLRTALPTLVRWPNLLIMLLCMVLVRAGLLLPGAPLRASLLDARFGALVLSALLVAAAGYIINDYYDVKIDAINRPDRLVVGRVVNRRKAMLAHMLLSGTGVLLAGWLHPVLGLVTLGTALLLWGYSARFKRVALVGNASIATLTAALVLLPELQWQLAHHETHSVVWPYALAAFLLTMVREIVKDIEDMRGDAQHGCRTLPLVWGVARTKWVTGFFLACLALLTLGATARLFSSGHWPLGTWLALLVLLPLAQLARLLLRADRRRHFHTLSTLCKGIMLAGVLSMALAGSV, from the coding sequence ATGAACTCGCCCTCACCCAAGCCGCCGTCTGCCGCTGCCCCGCCCGCGCCAGAGCGGCTGCGCACGGCCCTGCCCACGCTGGTGCGCTGGCCCAACCTGCTCATTATGCTGCTGTGCATGGTGCTGGTGCGGGCGGGCTTGCTGCTGCCCGGGGCGCCGCTGCGCGCGTCGTTGCTGGATGCGCGCTTCGGAGCGCTGGTGCTGTCGGCCCTGCTGGTGGCCGCGGCCGGCTACATCATCAACGATTACTACGACGTCAAAATAGACGCCATCAACCGGCCCGACCGGCTGGTGGTGGGCCGCGTGGTGAACCGCCGCAAGGCCATGCTGGCCCACATGCTGCTCAGCGGCACCGGGGTGCTGCTGGCTGGCTGGCTGCACCCGGTGCTGGGCCTCGTCACGCTGGGCACGGCGCTGCTGCTGTGGGGCTACTCGGCGCGGTTCAAGCGGGTGGCGCTGGTGGGCAACGCCAGCATTGCCACGCTCACGGCGGCGCTGGTGCTGCTGCCGGAACTGCAGTGGCAGCTGGCGCACCACGAAACCCACAGCGTGGTGTGGCCCTACGCGCTGGCTGCTTTCCTGCTCACCATGGTGCGCGAGATTGTGAAAGACATCGAAGACATGCGCGGCGACGCCCAGCACGGCTGCCGCACGCTGCCGCTCGTTTGGGGCGTGGCCCGCACCAAATGGGTGACGGGCTTCTTCTTGGCCTGCCTGGCCCTGCTCACGCTGGGCGCCACGGCGCGCTTGTTTAGCAGCGGGCACTGGCCGCTGGGCACCTGGCTGGCGCTGCTGGTGTTGCTGCCCCTGGCCCAGCTGGCGCGCCTCCTGCTGCGGGCCGACCGGCGGCGGCATTTTCATACGCTCAGCACGCTGTGCAAGGGCATTATGCTGGCGGGCGTGCTCAGCATGGCGCTGGCGGGTTCGGTGTAA
- a CDS encoding cold-shock protein has product MKTGTIKFFNEAKGYGFVTDDETKQDFFVHVTGLNGLTVQQNDRVEFETQEGRKGINAVNVRKI; this is encoded by the coding sequence ATGAAAACCGGCACCATCAAATTTTTTAACGAGGCCAAAGGGTACGGCTTCGTCACCGACGACGAAACCAAACAGGACTTCTTCGTTCACGTAACCGGCCTCAACGGCCTCACGGTGCAGCAAAACGACCGGGTGGAATTCGAAACACAGGAAGGCCGCAAGGGCATCAACGCCGTGAACGTGCGCAAAATCTGA
- a CDS encoding NADH-quinone oxidoreductase subunit C, translating into MSPLDAAAAPEAPVAEDPIKAQNAQVMALLTRLFGEGTFTDVHEPYGLLTATTTRERIHDIIAGLQQDQELKFHFLTTMCGINYPENVGKELGMIYHLHSMTKNIRLRLKIFFPIADPVVPTLTDLYNTANWMEREAYDFFGIIFTGHPNLIRILNVEDMDYHPMRREYPVEDGTREDKTDLFFGR; encoded by the coding sequence ATGTCTCCTCTAGATGCTGCCGCCGCGCCCGAAGCGCCCGTTGCCGAAGACCCGATAAAGGCCCAGAACGCGCAGGTTATGGCGTTGCTTACCCGCCTGTTTGGCGAGGGCACCTTTACCGACGTGCACGAGCCCTACGGCCTGCTCACGGCGACCACCACGCGCGAACGCATCCACGACATCATTGCCGGCCTGCAGCAGGACCAGGAACTGAAATTTCACTTCCTGACCACGATGTGCGGCATCAACTACCCCGAGAACGTGGGGAAAGAACTGGGCATGATTTACCACCTGCACAGCATGACGAAGAACATCCGGCTCCGCCTGAAAATCTTCTTCCCGATTGCCGACCCGGTGGTGCCCACCCTCACCGACCTCTACAACACGGCCAACTGGATGGAGCGCGAAGCCTACGACTTTTTCGGCATCATCTTCACCGGCCACCCCAATCTCATTCGCATCCTCAACGTGGAAGACATGGACTACCACCCCATGCGCCGCGAATACCCGGTGGAAGACGGCACCCGCGAAGACAAAACCGACCTGTTTTTCGGCCGCTAG
- the nuoF gene encoding NADH-quinone oxidoreductase subunit NuoF, translated as MGRKLLTEHINVEGINTFEVYRKHGGYRSVEKALKTMTPDEVVEEVKKSGLRGRGGAGFPTGMKWSFLAKPEGVPRYLVCNADESEPGTFKDRQLMSKLPHLLIEGMITGSYALGARTSYIYIRGELLYVLRILEKAIAEAYAAGFLGENILGSGYSLDLHVHPGAGAYICGEETALLESLEGKRGNPRNKPPFPAVQGLYARPTVVNNVETIAAVVPIINEGGDEYAKLGVGKSTGTKLISACGHLNKPGIYEIELGVPVEEFIYSDEYCGGIWKGRDLKAVVAGGSSVPILPKELILKTAAGENRLMTYESLSDGGFVTGTMLGSGGFIAMDETTCIVKNTWNFSRFYHHESCGQCSPCREGTGWLEKVLHRLEHGHGSMHDIDLLVSVAKQIEGNTICPLGEAAAWPVAAAVRHFRHEFEWHVTNPKEATAPGAAYRGAAVLA; from the coding sequence ATGGGCCGCAAGCTATTAACTGAACATATCAACGTCGAGGGCATCAATACCTTCGAGGTGTACCGCAAGCACGGCGGCTACCGCTCCGTGGAAAAGGCGCTCAAAACCATGACGCCCGACGAAGTGGTGGAAGAAGTGAAGAAGTCGGGCCTGCGCGGCCGCGGCGGCGCGGGTTTCCCCACGGGCATGAAATGGAGCTTCCTGGCCAAGCCCGAGGGCGTGCCGCGCTACCTCGTTTGCAACGCCGACGAATCGGAGCCGGGCACCTTCAAGGACCGTCAGCTGATGTCGAAACTGCCCCACCTGCTCATCGAGGGCATGATTACGGGCAGCTATGCCTTGGGCGCACGCACCAGCTACATCTATATCCGCGGCGAGTTGTTGTACGTGCTGCGCATTCTGGAAAAAGCCATTGCCGAAGCTTACGCGGCCGGTTTCCTGGGCGAGAACATTCTCGGCTCGGGCTACTCCCTTGATTTGCACGTGCACCCCGGCGCCGGCGCCTACATCTGTGGCGAAGAAACCGCGCTGCTGGAATCCTTGGAAGGCAAACGCGGCAACCCGCGCAACAAGCCGCCATTCCCGGCTGTGCAGGGCCTCTACGCCCGCCCCACGGTGGTAAACAACGTGGAAACCATCGCCGCAGTGGTGCCCATCATCAACGAGGGTGGCGACGAATATGCTAAACTCGGCGTGGGCAAAAGCACGGGCACCAAGCTGATTTCGGCCTGCGGCCACCTGAACAAACCCGGCATCTACGAAATTGAGTTGGGCGTGCCCGTCGAGGAGTTTATCTATTCTGATGAGTACTGCGGCGGCATCTGGAAAGGGCGCGACCTCAAGGCTGTAGTGGCCGGTGGTTCGTCCGTGCCAATTCTGCCCAAAGAACTGATTCTGAAAACTGCAGCGGGTGAAAACCGCCTGATGACGTATGAGTCGTTGAGCGACGGCGGGTTTGTGACGGGCACCATGCTGGGCTCCGGTGGTTTCATTGCGATGGACGAAACCACGTGCATCGTAAAAAACACTTGGAACTTCTCGCGTTTCTATCACCACGAAAGCTGCGGACAGTGTTCGCCCTGCCGCGAGGGCACGGGCTGGCTCGAAAAAGTGCTGCACCGCTTGGAGCACGGCCATGGCTCGATGCACGACATCGACCTGCTGGTGAGCGTGGCCAAGCAGATTGAGGGCAACACTATCTGCCCGCTGGGCGAAGCGGCTGCTTGGCCCGTAGCCGCTGCCGTGCGCCACTTCCGCCACGAGTTTGAGTGGCATGTGACCAACCCCAAAGAAGCGACGGCTCCCGGCGCGGCCTACCGCGGCGCAGCCGTACTGGCTTAA
- a CDS encoding Uma2 family endonuclease, with product MGQAEPQPRRYTVEEYLAMEEKSEVRHEFFEGEIFAMAGADISHNLIGVNLVSAFKQSLRGKSCRALMEGVQLAVQEGRHYTYPDVMITCDAADQQAKRIVKAPVLLIEILSPSTSEYDRGRKFNQYKQLPSLQHYLLVSQTSWLVEWYRREPGNIWSFTPLVEAEDALFIPDLNINLTVAEIYEGTDVAPLRVAEEPIAAYAGQRPQ from the coding sequence ATGGGACAAGCCGAACCGCAGCCGCGCCGCTACACAGTGGAAGAATACCTCGCTATGGAAGAAAAGAGCGAGGTGCGCCATGAGTTTTTCGAAGGCGAAATCTTCGCCATGGCCGGCGCCGATATATCGCACAATCTAATTGGAGTCAATCTGGTCAGTGCTTTTAAGCAAAGCTTGCGGGGGAAATCCTGCCGGGCTTTGATGGAAGGCGTGCAGCTAGCCGTGCAGGAGGGCCGGCACTACACGTACCCCGACGTGATGATAACCTGCGACGCGGCCGACCAACAGGCCAAGCGCATCGTGAAGGCGCCGGTGCTGCTGATTGAAATTCTGTCGCCATCGACTTCAGAGTACGACCGTGGCCGGAAGTTCAATCAATACAAGCAGCTGCCCTCTCTGCAACATTACCTGCTGGTATCGCAAACGTCGTGGCTGGTGGAGTGGTACCGCCGCGAGCCGGGCAACATCTGGAGCTTCACGCCGCTGGTGGAAGCCGAAGATGCGCTCTTTATTCCCGACCTAAACATCAACCTGACCGTGGCCGAGATTTACGAGGGCACGGATGTGGCGCCGCTGCGGGTGGCCGAGGAGCCCATTGCTGCTTACGCCGGGCAGCGGCCACAATAA
- a CDS encoding NADH-quinone oxidoreductase subunit NuoE family protein, with product MEPTTAPTKPQFSPAAQAEIKRLLTHYPEDRSKSALLPILHIAQAEFGGWVSPEVQNLVAETLNIKPIEVYEVSSFYTQYNLKPVGKHVLEICRTGPCMLRGSDELTEHLERITGAKVGGTSPDGTFTLKEVECLAACGFAPIVQVREKYYEQLDTPEAVDAMLNELKSLVHRPILPWEETGLPNSLKNY from the coding sequence ATGGAGCCGACCACCGCGCCCACCAAACCGCAATTCTCCCCTGCCGCTCAGGCGGAAATCAAGCGCCTGCTCACGCACTATCCAGAAGACCGGAGCAAGTCGGCCCTACTGCCGATTTTGCACATCGCGCAAGCCGAGTTCGGCGGCTGGGTGAGCCCCGAAGTTCAGAACCTGGTAGCCGAAACATTGAATATCAAGCCGATTGAGGTGTACGAGGTTTCGTCCTTTTACACCCAATACAACCTGAAGCCGGTGGGCAAGCACGTGCTAGAAATCTGCCGCACGGGCCCCTGCATGCTGCGCGGCTCTGATGAGCTGACCGAACACCTGGAGCGCATCACCGGCGCCAAAGTGGGCGGCACCTCGCCCGACGGCACCTTCACGCTGAAGGAAGTGGAGTGCTTGGCTGCCTGCGGTTTTGCCCCTATAGTGCAGGTGCGCGAGAAATACTACGAGCAGCTCGACACGCCCGAAGCAGTGGATGCCATGCTCAATGAGTTGAAGAGTCTGGTGCACCGCCCCATCCTCCCTTGGGAGGAAACGGGCCTGCCGAACTCGCTGAAAAATTACTAA
- a CDS encoding 2Fe-2S iron-sulfur cluster-binding protein, translated as MSVPATTITFQFSDGQPAQTHVAAAGESVLDVALNNGIQLQHNCGGVCGCSTCHIYVNTGGDDLPEISDKEEDFIDRAENPRINSRLACQCVVDKDMQLVVTIPPQHFLGH; from the coding sequence TTGTCTGTTCCTGCCACCACCATCACCTTCCAGTTCAGCGACGGCCAGCCGGCCCAAACCCACGTGGCGGCCGCCGGCGAATCGGTGCTCGACGTGGCCCTCAACAACGGCATTCAGCTGCAGCACAACTGCGGCGGCGTGTGCGGCTGCAGCACCTGCCACATCTACGTGAATACCGGCGGCGACGACCTGCCCGAGATTTCGGACAAGGAAGAAGACTTCATCGACCGCGCCGAAAACCCGCGCATCAACTCCCGCCTGGCCTGCCAGTGCGTGGTAGACAAGGACATGCAGCTGGTCGTCACCATCCCGCCCCAACACTTTTTGGGACACTAA